A genome region from Streptomyces sp. S4.7 includes the following:
- a CDS encoding aldehyde dehydrogenase family protein codes for MKAQSSMYIGGEWRPAAGADTIAVVNPATEQVIAEVPAGTAEDIDAAVRAARAAFPGWAATPPAERAARIAALRDAMAARKDEIAETVTAELGSPLRLSRAVHASAPVAVAGSYAELAASYAFEERIGNSTVLMEPVGVVGAITPWNYPLHQIVAKVAPALAAGCTIVVKPAEDTPLTAQLFAEAVHEAGLPAGVVNVVTGIGAVAGQALAAHEDVDLVSFTGSTAVGRLIGATAGAAVKRVALELGGKSANVILPSADLARAVKAGVANVMANSGQTCSAWTRMLVHTDRYDEAVEAAGAAVASYRAGDPHDELCRVGPVVNAGQRARVRGYIEKGVAEGARLVAGGTEPPHGTGYFVAPTVFADVTPEMSIAQEEIFGPVLSILRYEDEDDALRIANGTVYGLAGAVWAGDDEEAVAFARRMDTGQVDINGGRFNPLAPFGGYKQSGIGRELGPHGLAEYLQTKSLQF; via the coding sequence ATGAAGGCACAGAGCAGCATGTACATCGGCGGTGAGTGGCGCCCCGCCGCCGGCGCCGACACCATCGCCGTCGTCAACCCGGCGACCGAGCAGGTCATCGCGGAGGTTCCGGCCGGCACCGCCGAGGACATCGACGCCGCCGTGCGCGCCGCGCGGGCCGCCTTCCCGGGCTGGGCGGCCACCCCGCCCGCCGAACGCGCGGCGCGCATCGCGGCCCTGCGGGACGCGATGGCCGCCCGCAAGGACGAGATCGCCGAGACCGTCACCGCCGAACTCGGCTCGCCGCTACGGCTGTCGAGGGCCGTGCACGCCTCGGCGCCGGTGGCCGTCGCCGGCTCGTACGCCGAACTCGCCGCCTCCTACGCCTTCGAGGAGCGGATCGGCAACTCGACCGTGCTGATGGAGCCGGTGGGCGTCGTCGGCGCGATCACCCCCTGGAACTACCCGCTGCACCAGATCGTCGCCAAGGTCGCCCCCGCGCTCGCCGCCGGCTGCACGATCGTCGTCAAGCCCGCCGAGGACACCCCGCTGACCGCCCAGCTGTTCGCCGAGGCCGTCCACGAGGCCGGACTGCCCGCGGGCGTCGTCAACGTGGTCACCGGCATCGGCGCCGTCGCCGGACAGGCGCTCGCCGCGCACGAGGACGTCGACCTCGTCTCCTTCACCGGCTCCACCGCCGTCGGCCGGCTGATCGGCGCCACGGCCGGGGCGGCCGTCAAGCGCGTCGCGCTGGAGCTGGGCGGGAAGTCCGCGAACGTGATCCTGCCGAGCGCCGATCTCGCCAGGGCCGTCAAGGCCGGCGTCGCCAACGTGATGGCCAACTCCGGCCAGACGTGCAGCGCGTGGACCCGGATGCTCGTCCACACCGACCGGTACGACGAGGCCGTGGAGGCGGCCGGGGCCGCCGTCGCCTCGTACCGGGCGGGCGACCCGCACGACGAACTGTGCCGCGTCGGCCCCGTCGTCAACGCGGGACAGCGGGCGCGGGTGCGCGGCTACATCGAGAAGGGCGTCGCAGAGGGCGCCCGGCTGGTCGCGGGCGGCACCGAACCCCCGCACGGGACCGGCTACTTCGTCGCCCCGACCGTCTTCGCCGACGTCACCCCGGAGATGAGCATCGCCCAGGAGGAGATCTTCGGACCCGTCCTGTCGATCCTCCGGTACGAGGACGAGGACGACGCCCTGCGGATCGCCAACGGCACCGTCTACGGCCTCGCCGGAGCGGTCTGGGCGGGGGACGACGAGGAGGCCGTCGCCTTCGCGCGGCGGATGGACACCGGCCAGGTCGACATCAACGGCGGTCGGTTCAACCCCCTGGCACCGTTCGGCGGTTACAAGCAGTCGGGCATCGGCCGGGAACTCGGCCCGCACGGCCTCGCCGAGTACCTCCAGACCAAGTCCCTCCAGTTCTGA
- a CDS encoding ABC transporter ATP-binding protein: protein MTRAISLHSVSKVYGRSTRAVDRLSLDIAPGEFVVLLGPSGCGKSTVLRMIAGLEDITEGELMLDGERSNLVPPRDRAMAMVFQNFALYPNMTNRDNIGFPLSLQNPRQDSSERIEATARMLGIEHVLDRYPSQLSGGERQRVAMGRAISRRPSAFLMDEPLSNLDSKLRNHVRAEIAQLTAELGVTTIYVTHDQAEAMSLGDRVAVMRGGVLQQVSSPRDMYALPRNVFVAAFIGTPRINLLQAVVYAPLEGRMSIDLGRQRLPLPEPLSPDHQLLRIQQGRQIIVGLRSEAARIAPPSQARPGEVALSGIVEHVEYQGHEALVHLNTGSQPAVVPDLESPRLRTARRRRGRAGPGVLERLRERAAAHVPGRAPANVPGPVVVLDEPEARPPAYTPDRPAITASDLVVRTGPDTRLRTGAQVPLLVDLAHLYVFDHYGRRICPAPADMPGLDT, encoded by the coding sequence ATGACTCGCGCCATCTCTCTGCACAGTGTCAGCAAGGTGTACGGACGGTCCACACGCGCCGTCGACCGTCTTTCTCTGGACATCGCCCCCGGCGAGTTCGTGGTGCTGCTCGGCCCGTCGGGCTGCGGCAAGTCCACCGTGCTGCGCATGATCGCCGGTCTGGAGGACATCACCGAGGGCGAGTTGATGCTCGACGGCGAGCGCTCCAACCTCGTGCCGCCCCGCGATCGCGCCATGGCGATGGTGTTCCAGAACTTCGCGCTCTACCCGAACATGACCAACCGCGACAACATCGGTTTCCCCCTCAGTCTGCAGAACCCCCGGCAGGACAGCTCTGAACGTATCGAGGCCACCGCCCGGATGCTCGGCATCGAGCACGTGCTGGACCGCTATCCCAGTCAGCTCTCCGGCGGCGAGCGTCAGCGCGTCGCGATGGGCCGCGCGATCTCACGGCGCCCGTCGGCATTCCTCATGGACGAGCCGCTGTCCAACCTCGACTCCAAGCTGCGCAACCACGTACGGGCCGAAATAGCCCAGCTGACCGCCGAGTTGGGCGTAACGACCATCTACGTGACTCACGATCAGGCCGAGGCGATGTCACTTGGAGACCGGGTCGCGGTGATGCGTGGTGGTGTGCTCCAGCAGGTCAGTTCGCCGCGCGACATGTACGCGCTGCCGCGCAACGTCTTCGTCGCCGCCTTCATCGGAACCCCGCGCATCAATCTGCTCCAGGCGGTCGTGTACGCGCCGCTCGAAGGCCGGATGTCCATCGATCTGGGCCGGCAGCGCCTGCCGCTGCCCGAACCGCTCAGCCCCGACCACCAGTTGCTCCGGATCCAGCAGGGCCGCCAGATCATCGTCGGGCTGCGGTCCGAGGCGGCGCGCATCGCGCCGCCGAGCCAGGCGCGCCCCGGCGAGGTGGCGCTGAGCGGCATCGTCGAGCACGTGGAGTACCAGGGGCACGAGGCGCTGGTGCACCTCAACACCGGCTCGCAGCCCGCTGTGGTGCCCGACCTCGAATCGCCCCGCCTCAGGACGGCCCGCCGCCGCCGTGGCCGTGCCGGGCCGGGAGTCCTGGAGCGGCTGAGGGAGCGGGCCGCCGCCCATGTCCCGGGCCGGGCCCCCGCGAATGTCCCGGGTCCCGTCGTCGTGCTGGACGAGCCGGAGGCGCGGCCCCCCGCGTACACCCCGGACCGCCCCGCGATCACGGCGAGCGACCTCGTCGTGCGGACCGGCCCCGACACCCGGCTGCGTACGGGGGCGCAGGTGCCGCTCCTGGTCGACCTGGCGCATCTGTACGTCTTCGACCACTACGGCCGGCGGATCTGTCCCGCGCCGGCGGACATGCCCGGCCTCGACACCTGA
- a CDS encoding MFS transporter encodes MPTGDRRWLLRLVIAFAFSQAAVSMARPAVSYRALALGADERAVGVIAGVYALLPLFAAVPLGRRTDRGRCVPLLAVGAALIGVGCGLGGTAGSLAALAAWSAVMGLGHLCFVIGAQSIVARRSAPADQDRDFGHFAIGASLGQLVGPVAAGLLVSGRDGAMGRTSALALVVSAGVAAVSLLWLRRLEPPVTARTTDTSRGKTERSRKARRAESGKVPVRRILRSRGVPSGILVSLAVLSATDILTAYLPVIGEDRGISPATIGVLLSLRAAAAIACRLVITPMIQRVGRTVLLTASCLLGGLLCAGIALPVPVWGLAPMLVALGFCLGAGQPLSMTTVVRAAPAEARSTALALRLTGNRLGQVAAPASAGLVAGVAGTGAPFMMLGVLLLGAAGLGVRSTPRDAAPSAPPSTPARPKARPPQEPPVPADEGRHRR; translated from the coding sequence ATGCCGACGGGGGACCGGCGCTGGCTGCTGCGTCTCGTCATCGCCTTCGCCTTCTCCCAGGCGGCGGTGTCGATGGCGCGCCCGGCCGTCTCCTACCGGGCCCTCGCACTCGGCGCCGACGAGCGCGCTGTCGGCGTCATCGCGGGTGTGTACGCGCTGCTGCCGCTGTTCGCCGCCGTACCCCTGGGACGCAGGACCGACCGGGGGCGCTGCGTCCCCCTCCTGGCCGTCGGCGCCGCGCTCATCGGCGTGGGCTGCGGCCTCGGCGGTACGGCGGGCTCGCTGGCCGCGCTCGCCGCCTGGAGCGCGGTGATGGGTCTCGGCCATCTCTGCTTCGTCATCGGCGCACAGTCCATCGTCGCCCGCCGCAGCGCACCGGCCGACCAGGACCGCGACTTCGGGCACTTCGCCATCGGCGCCTCGCTCGGCCAACTCGTCGGTCCGGTCGCCGCCGGGCTGCTGGTCTCCGGCCGGGACGGTGCGATGGGGCGTACGAGCGCGCTGGCCCTGGTCGTCTCCGCCGGGGTCGCGGCCGTCTCCCTCCTGTGGCTGCGGCGGCTGGAGCCGCCGGTCACCGCGCGCACGACGGACACGTCGCGGGGGAAGACCGAGCGGAGCCGCAAGGCACGGCGGGCCGAGTCCGGCAAGGTGCCGGTGCGGCGCATCCTGCGCAGCCGCGGTGTCCCCAGCGGCATCCTCGTCAGCCTGGCGGTGCTCTCCGCGACGGACATCCTCACCGCGTACCTCCCCGTCATCGGCGAGGACCGGGGCATCTCACCGGCCACGATCGGTGTACTGCTGAGTCTGCGGGCCGCCGCCGCGATCGCCTGCCGGCTGGTGATCACACCGATGATCCAGCGGGTGGGCCGTACGGTCCTGCTCACCGCGTCCTGTCTGCTCGGCGGGCTGCTGTGCGCGGGAATCGCCCTGCCCGTGCCGGTGTGGGGGCTGGCGCCGATGCTCGTGGCGCTGGGTTTCTGTCTCGGCGCCGGCCAGCCGCTGTCGATGACGACCGTCGTCCGGGCGGCGCCCGCCGAGGCCCGCTCGACCGCCCTCGCGCTCAGACTCACCGGCAACCGCCTCGGACAGGTCGCCGCCCCCGCGTCCGCCGGGCTCGTCGCCGGAGTCGCGGGCACGGGCGCGCCGTTCATGATGCTCGGTGTGCTGCTGCTGGGCGCGGCCGGCCTCGGCGTACGGAGCACTCCGCGCGACGCGGCCCCGTCCGCGCCGCCGTCAACTCCCGCTCGGCCGAAGGCGAGGCCCCCGCAGGAACCGCCCGTCCCCGCCGACGAGGGCCGTCACCGCCGCTGA
- a CDS encoding citrate:proton symporter, giving the protein MLTILGFVMIATFLVLIMTKKMSPIAALVLIPALFCVLVGQGAKLGDYVIEGVGELAPTAAMLMFAIVYFGVMIDVGLFDPIVRGILRFCRADPMRIVVGTALLAAIVSLDGDGSTTFMITVSAMYPLYKRLKMSLVVLTGVAATANGVMNTLPWGGPTARAATALKVDATDIFVPMIPALAVGLLAVFVLAYVLGLRERKRLGTLTLDEVLEPVAEPVTETVLVEAGDGTAGGAGEGAGRTRTGGGAAGAGPSLDKGPDTQEPADHDDFKGLDPDRSTLRPRLYWFNAGLTLALLTAMIMQLMPIPVLFLLGAALALTVNFPSMKDQRARIAAHADNVLNVSGMVFAAAVFTGVLTGTGMVEHMADWLVGAVPEGMGPQMGLVTGLLSLPLTYFMSNDGFYFGVLPVLAEAGAAHGVSPLEVARASIVGQPLHMSSPLVPAVYVLVGMAKVEFGDHTRFTVKWAVLTSLVVLAAAILFGTI; this is encoded by the coding sequence ATGCTGACAATCCTCGGGTTCGTCATGATCGCCACCTTCCTGGTGCTGATCATGACGAAGAAGATGTCGCCGATCGCGGCGCTCGTACTGATCCCCGCGCTCTTCTGCGTCCTGGTCGGCCAGGGCGCGAAGCTGGGCGACTACGTCATCGAGGGAGTCGGCGAACTGGCGCCGACCGCGGCGATGCTGATGTTCGCCATCGTCTACTTCGGCGTGATGATCGATGTCGGCCTCTTCGACCCGATCGTGCGGGGCATCCTGCGCTTCTGCCGGGCCGACCCGATGCGCATCGTGGTCGGTACGGCCCTCCTCGCCGCGATCGTCTCGCTGGACGGCGACGGCTCGACCACCTTCATGATCACCGTCTCGGCGATGTATCCGCTCTACAAGCGGCTGAAGATGAGCCTGGTCGTGCTGACCGGTGTCGCCGCCACCGCGAACGGCGTCATGAACACCCTTCCCTGGGGCGGGCCCACGGCGCGGGCTGCCACCGCGCTGAAGGTGGACGCCACCGACATCTTCGTACCGATGATCCCCGCGCTCGCCGTCGGGCTGCTCGCCGTCTTCGTACTCGCGTACGTCCTCGGGCTCCGCGAGCGCAAGCGGCTCGGCACGCTCACGCTGGACGAGGTGCTGGAGCCGGTCGCCGAGCCGGTCACCGAGACGGTGCTGGTGGAGGCCGGAGACGGTACGGCCGGCGGCGCCGGCGAGGGAGCCGGGCGGACCCGGACGGGCGGCGGCGCGGCCGGTGCCGGTCCTTCCCTCGACAAGGGCCCCGACACCCAGGAGCCCGCGGACCACGACGACTTCAAGGGCCTCGACCCCGACCGGTCGACCCTGCGCCCCCGCCTCTACTGGTTCAACGCGGGACTCACCCTCGCCCTGCTCACCGCCATGATCATGCAGCTCATGCCCATCCCGGTCCTCTTCCTGCTCGGCGCCGCACTCGCCCTCACCGTCAACTTCCCCTCCATGAAGGACCAGCGCGCCCGGATCGCCGCCCACGCCGACAACGTGCTGAACGTCTCCGGCATGGTCTTCGCGGCGGCCGTCTTCACCGGCGTCCTGACCGGCACCGGTATGGTCGAACACATGGCTGACTGGCTGGTGGGCGCCGTCCCCGAGGGCATGGGCCCGCAGATGGGACTCGTCACCGGACTCCTGAGCCTGCCCCTCACCTACTTCATGTCGAACGACGGCTTCTACTTCGGCGTGCTGCCCGTCCTCGCCGAGGCCGGCGCCGCGCACGGTGTCTCCCCGCTGGAGGTGGCCCGCGCCTCGATCGTCGGCCAGCCGCTGCACATGTCGAGCCCGCTCGTCCCCGCCGTCTACGTACTCGTCGGCATGGCCAAGGTCGAATTCGGCGACCACACCAGGTTCACCGTCAAGTGGGCCGTGCTCACCTCGCTCGTCGTGCTCGCCGCCGCGATCCTCTTCGGCACCATCTGA
- a CDS encoding molybdopterin oxidoreductase family protein, with amino-acid sequence MPPTGPTRPTRTALRVCPLCEATCGLTLTIEGTRVTGARGDRDDVFSKGFICPKGASFGELDADPDRLRTPLVRVDGELREASWNEAFDLIAARLPALAEEHGPNSVGVVLGNPNVHTMAGALYPPVLLSVLRTRNLFTASTLDQMPKHVSSGLLFGDALAIPVPDLDRTDHLLLLGANPLDSNGSLCTAPDFPGKLKALRGRGGTLTVVDPRRTRTARIADRHLAIRPGTDALLLAALVHVLFDERLTDPGALAGHLEGLDELRAATADFTPEAVAAACDLDAGEIRTLARELAAAPTAAVYGRIGSCTVEYGTLASWLIDVLNVLTGNLDRPGGALFPLSATDRAPRPAGPGKGFALGRWASRVGGHPEAKGELPIAVLAEEIETPGVGRIRAVIALAANPVLSAPDGSRLDRALDGLDFMVSVDPYLNETSRHADVVLPPPPPSQSAHFDFAFNGFAVRNQARYSPPAVPLAAGLMDECEILARLVLAVGGLHGADPSAVDDQVIERTLTKAVADPRSPVHGRDAKELAAEITHTGGPQRRLDLMLRLGPYGDGFGADPAGLTLARLVDRPHGVDLGPLKPRVPGLLRTRSGRVELFPAPIAADLPRLRDALGQRPASLVLVGRRHLRSNNSWMHNVPTLNGGSNRCTVQVHPEDAERLGLADGGAARVTTEAGEITLPVEITDTVRTGVVSVPHGWGHDRPGTRMAVARARPGVNVNQLLDGSRRDPLSGTSVLNGFPVELAPAQPAPTSTPA; translated from the coding sequence ATGCCGCCCACCGGCCCCACGCGTCCCACCCGTACCGCGCTGCGTGTCTGCCCCCTCTGCGAGGCCACCTGCGGACTGACCCTCACCATCGAGGGGACCAGGGTCACCGGAGCGCGCGGCGACCGCGACGACGTGTTCAGCAAGGGCTTCATCTGTCCAAAAGGGGCGTCGTTCGGAGAGCTGGACGCCGACCCCGACCGGCTGCGCACACCCCTGGTCCGGGTGGACGGCGAGCTGCGCGAGGCGAGCTGGAACGAGGCCTTCGACCTCATCGCCGCCCGGCTGCCCGCGCTCGCCGAGGAGCACGGACCGAACTCCGTCGGCGTCGTCCTCGGCAACCCCAACGTCCACACGATGGCCGGCGCCCTCTACCCGCCCGTCCTGCTGAGCGTGCTGCGCACCCGTAACCTCTTCACCGCCTCCACCCTCGACCAGATGCCGAAACACGTGTCGAGCGGTCTGCTCTTCGGCGACGCCCTCGCGATCCCCGTGCCCGACCTGGACCGCACCGATCACCTGCTGCTCCTGGGCGCCAACCCGCTGGACTCCAACGGCAGCCTCTGTACCGCGCCCGACTTTCCCGGCAAGCTCAAGGCCCTGCGCGGACGCGGCGGCACCCTCACGGTGGTCGATCCGCGCCGTACCCGCACCGCGCGGATCGCCGACCGGCACCTCGCCATCCGGCCGGGCACCGACGCCCTCCTGCTCGCCGCACTCGTCCACGTCCTGTTCGACGAACGGCTCACCGACCCCGGCGCACTCGCCGGCCACCTCGAAGGGCTGGACGAACTGAGGGCGGCGACAGCGGACTTCACACCCGAAGCCGTCGCGGCGGCCTGCGACCTGGACGCCGGGGAGATCCGTACCCTCGCCCGCGAACTCGCCGCCGCGCCCACCGCGGCCGTCTACGGGCGCATCGGAAGCTGCACCGTCGAGTACGGCACGCTCGCCAGCTGGCTCATCGACGTCCTCAACGTCCTGACCGGCAATCTCGACCGGCCCGGCGGCGCCCTCTTCCCGCTCTCCGCCACCGACCGCGCACCCCGCCCGGCGGGCCCCGGCAAGGGGTTCGCGCTCGGCCGCTGGGCCAGCAGGGTCGGCGGCCACCCGGAGGCCAAGGGCGAACTGCCCATCGCCGTACTGGCCGAGGAGATCGAGACACCGGGAGTGGGGCGGATCCGCGCCGTGATCGCCCTCGCGGCCAATCCCGTGCTCTCCGCCCCCGACGGCAGCCGTCTCGACCGGGCGCTGGACGGCCTGGACTTCATGGTCAGCGTCGACCCGTACCTCAACGAGACCTCGCGCCACGCCGATGTCGTACTGCCCCCGCCGCCGCCCTCCCAGAGCGCCCACTTCGACTTCGCCTTCAACGGCTTCGCCGTACGCAACCAGGCCCGCTACAGCCCGCCCGCCGTCCCCCTGGCCGCCGGGCTGATGGACGAGTGCGAGATCCTGGCACGCCTGGTGCTGGCCGTGGGCGGGCTGCACGGGGCGGACCCGTCGGCCGTGGACGACCAGGTCATCGAGCGCACACTCACGAAGGCCGTCGCCGACCCGCGCTCGCCCGTGCACGGTCGCGACGCGAAGGAACTGGCCGCGGAGATCACCCACACCGGCGGCCCCCAGCGGCGGCTCGACCTGATGCTGCGCCTGGGCCCGTACGGCGACGGATTCGGCGCCGACCCGGCGGGGCTCACCCTCGCCCGGCTCGTCGACCGGCCGCACGGTGTCGACCTCGGACCGCTCAAGCCCCGCGTCCCCGGGCTCCTCAGGACCCGCAGCGGGCGCGTCGAACTGTTCCCCGCGCCGATCGCCGCCGATCTGCCCCGCCTGCGCGACGCGCTCGGGCAGCGGCCCGCGTCGCTCGTGCTCGTCGGGCGCCGCCATCTGCGCTCCAACAACAGCTGGATGCACAACGTGCCGACGCTCAACGGCGGTTCGAACCGCTGCACGGTCCAGGTCCACCCCGAGGACGCCGAACGGCTCGGTCTCGCCGACGGCGGGGCGGCGCGCGTCACCACCGAGGCGGGCGAGATCACGCTCCCGGTGGAGATCACCGACACGGTCCGGACGGGGGTCGTGAGCGTGCCGCACGGCTGGGGGCACGACCGGCCGGGCACCCGGATGGCGGTGGCCCGGGCGCGGCCGGGCGTCAATGTCAACCAACTGCTCGACGGGAGCCGGCGCGACCCGCTGTCGGGGACGTCGGTCCTCAACGGCTTTCCCGTCGAGCTGGCCCCCGCACAACCGGCGCCGACCAGCACCCCCGCGTGA
- a CDS encoding TetR/AcrR family transcriptional regulator yields the protein MHGVGADTHDGLRRAPVQRRSAARLARILDACAELLDETGYEELSTRAVADRAGVPIGSVYRFFGNKRDMADALARRNLDSYVQRVERRLAAIPAADWRSAIDAVLDEYLAMKRTVPGFGLVDFGTRIPAGAPGPAPAPTPAGEPVPDPNHRVADRLTTLLAAQLRRAPDAALRRTVLVAVEAADALFQLAFRGHASGDPDVIAETRELVRAYLARTLD from the coding sequence GTGCACGGAGTCGGTGCCGACACCCACGACGGTCTCCGCAGGGCCCCCGTGCAGCGGCGCAGCGCGGCGCGGCTCGCCCGGATCCTCGACGCCTGCGCCGAACTGCTGGACGAGACCGGCTACGAGGAACTGTCCACCCGCGCGGTCGCCGACCGGGCGGGGGTGCCCATCGGCTCGGTCTACCGCTTCTTCGGCAACAAGCGCGACATGGCCGACGCGCTCGCCCGGCGCAATCTGGACAGCTACGTCCAGCGGGTCGAGCGGCGGCTCGCCGCGATACCGGCCGCCGACTGGCGGTCCGCCATCGACGCGGTGCTGGACGAGTACCTCGCGATGAAGCGCACGGTCCCCGGCTTCGGGCTGGTCGACTTCGGCACCAGGATCCCGGCGGGCGCGCCCGGACCGGCCCCGGCGCCCACGCCCGCCGGCGAGCCGGTCCCCGACCCCAACCACCGCGTCGCGGACCGCCTCACCACCCTGCTCGCCGCCCAGTTGCGCCGGGCGCCGGACGCCGCGCTGCGCCGGACGGTGCTGGTCGCCGTCGAGGCGGCGGACGCGCTGTTCCAACTCGCCTTCCGCGGGCACGCGTCGGGCGATCCGGACGTCATCGCGGAGACGCGCGAACTGGTCCGCGCGTATCTGGCACGGACGCTGGACTGA
- the hmgA gene encoding homogentisate 1,2-dioxygenase encodes MSGTERARKTADGLEYVTGFGNEHSSEAVRGALPVGRNSPQRAPLGLYAEQLSGSAFTEPRAHNRRSWLYRIRPSAAHPPFTRTDNGALRGAPFTESVPDPNRLRWNPLPEPAPGTDFLAGLWTLGGNGDAAQRTGMAVHLYHTNSPMTDRVFSDSDGELLIVPEHGGLLIVTEFGPLAARPGHVALIPRGVRFRVELLDETARGYVCENYGRPFVLPDLGPIGANGLANARDFLAPVAAYEDVERPTEVVNKFCGNLWTATYDHSPLDVVAWHGNHLPYVYDLRRFNVIGTISYDHPDPSIFTVLTSPSDTPGLAGVDFVVFAPRWLVGENTFRPPYFHRNVMSEYMGLIEGAYDAKAEGFVPGGGSLHNMMSAHGPDRETFERASAAELRPQRIDDGLAFMFETRWPVTATAQAATAGHLQTGYDDVWQGLERHFTPTSGPASAPTPGPAPAKRS; translated from the coding sequence ATGAGCGGCACCGAGCGGGCGCGGAAGACGGCCGATGGGCTGGAGTACGTCACCGGTTTCGGCAACGAGCACAGCTCGGAGGCCGTACGGGGCGCGCTGCCCGTGGGACGCAACTCACCGCAGAGAGCCCCGCTCGGCCTGTACGCGGAGCAGTTGAGCGGCAGCGCCTTCACCGAGCCCCGCGCCCACAACCGCCGCTCCTGGCTCTACCGGATCCGCCCGTCGGCGGCGCACCCGCCGTTCACCCGGACCGACAACGGCGCCCTGCGCGGCGCGCCGTTCACGGAGTCCGTGCCCGACCCCAACCGGCTGCGGTGGAACCCCCTGCCGGAGCCCGCGCCGGGCACGGACTTCCTGGCAGGTCTCTGGACACTCGGCGGCAACGGCGACGCCGCGCAGCGCACGGGAATGGCGGTGCATCTGTACCACACCAACTCCCCCATGACCGACCGGGTGTTCAGCGACTCCGACGGCGAGCTGCTGATCGTGCCCGAGCACGGCGGACTGCTGATCGTCACGGAGTTCGGTCCGCTCGCCGCCCGGCCCGGCCATGTCGCGCTGATCCCGCGCGGTGTGCGCTTCCGCGTCGAGCTGCTGGACGAGACGGCGCGCGGCTACGTCTGCGAGAACTACGGCCGCCCCTTCGTCCTCCCCGACCTCGGCCCGATCGGCGCCAACGGCCTGGCGAACGCACGGGACTTCCTGGCTCCCGTCGCCGCGTACGAGGACGTGGAGCGCCCGACGGAGGTGGTCAACAAGTTCTGCGGAAATCTGTGGACCGCGACGTACGACCACTCCCCGCTCGATGTCGTGGCCTGGCACGGCAACCATCTGCCGTACGTCTACGACCTGCGGCGTTTCAATGTCATCGGCACCATCAGCTACGACCACCCCGATCCGTCGATCTTCACGGTGCTCACCTCGCCGTCCGACACCCCCGGACTGGCGGGTGTCGACTTCGTGGTCTTCGCGCCGCGCTGGCTGGTCGGTGAGAACACCTTCCGGCCGCCGTACTTCCACCGCAATGTGATGAGCGAGTACATGGGCCTGATCGAGGGGGCGTACGACGCCAAGGCGGAAGGCTTCGTCCCCGGCGGCGGTTCGCTGCACAACATGATGTCGGCGCACGGGCCCGACCGGGAGACGTTCGAACGGGCGAGCGCCGCGGAGCTCAGGCCGCAGCGGATCGACGACGGACTGGCCTTCATGTTCGAGACGCGCTGGCCGGTGACCGCCACCGCGCAGGCGGCCACGGCCGGACACCTCCAGACGGGCTACGACGACGTGTGGCAGGGTCTGGAGCGCCACTTCACGCCCACGTCGGGGCCCGCGTCGGCGCCGACGCCGGGACCGGCCCCGGCGAAAAGATCCTGA
- a CDS encoding GntR family transcriptional regulator — protein MTAFAPDSLVLNRKLPLWYQVSQSLRASILGRRPHDPLRLPTEEQLAGHYGVSVLTMRQALKELEQEGLISRHRRRGTFIEPGARRGAPRRLLGSIDAVVAQQSGERTTVTGHGRAPVPGGLAEYFPGVDEVTLYRRLRRDGESGEPTNWAENALRTEIADRLDPADLERWPMTKVLRDVLGVRISRITDTVEATLADPATADLLQVPLLSPILHYTGVTYDADGQVVDVARIRYRGDRFSFSVTMETD, from the coding sequence GTGACCGCATTCGCACCCGATTCGCTGGTCCTCAACCGCAAGCTGCCGCTCTGGTACCAGGTCTCGCAGTCGCTGCGGGCGTCCATACTCGGCCGGCGCCCGCACGACCCGCTGCGTCTTCCCACGGAGGAGCAGCTGGCCGGGCATTACGGCGTCAGTGTGCTGACGATGCGTCAGGCCCTCAAGGAGCTGGAGCAGGAGGGCCTGATCAGCAGGCACCGGCGGCGCGGCACCTTCATCGAACCGGGCGCGCGGCGCGGGGCGCCCCGCCGGCTGCTCGGCTCCATCGACGCGGTCGTGGCACAGCAGTCGGGCGAGCGGACGACGGTGACCGGCCACGGCCGGGCGCCGGTGCCCGGCGGGCTGGCCGAGTACTTCCCGGGCGTCGACGAGGTCACGCTCTACCGGCGGCTGCGCCGCGACGGCGAGAGCGGCGAGCCGACCAACTGGGCCGAGAACGCGCTGCGTACGGAGATCGCGGACCGGCTCGATCCCGCGGATCTGGAGCGCTGGCCGATGACCAAGGTGCTGCGTGACGTGCTGGGGGTGCGGATCAGCCGGATCACGGACACGGTCGAGGCCACGCTCGCCGACCCGGCCACGGCCGATCTGCTCCAGGTGCCGCTGCTCAGCCCGATCCTGCACTACACGGGGGTCACGTACGACGCGGACGGCCAGGTCGTGGACGTGGCAAGAATCCGCTACCGGGGCGACCGCTTCTCGTTCTCGGTCACCATGGAGACGGACTGA